The following are encoded in a window of Magnolia sinica isolate HGM2019 chromosome 11, MsV1, whole genome shotgun sequence genomic DNA:
- the LOC131218896 gene encoding uncharacterized protein LOC131218896 — protein sequence MVIIAHPNKLAPDGMVGVLKLVDRCYTSTKNVLILDDILGFDSLLSNVHPNTKLRRLSWFMGALMILRELCWLKVWLPRNHLLLPWILITSSIISVWLLLLLLSNDGIPGLKNWWKRSLRLWGMDEEDLQRMSYLKAE from the exons ATGGTGATCATTGCCCACCCGAACAAGCTTGCACCAGATGGTATGGTTGGAGTTTTGAAGCTGGTTGATAGATGTTATACGTCAACCAAGAATGTGCTGATTCTTGATGACATTCTGGGTTTTGATAGTCTTCTTTCAAATGTTCACCCTAACACTAAATTGCGCAGGTTATCATGGTTCATGGGTGCTTTGATGATACTAAG GGAGCTGTGCTGGTTAAAAGTTTGGCTGCCAAGGAACCATCTGCTCTTGCCTTGGATACTTATTACAAGCAGTATTATCTCTgtttggctgctgctgctgctactatcaAATG ATGGAATACCAGGCCTGAAGAACTGGTGGAAGAGATCACTCAGGTTGTGGGGGATGGATGAGGAGGATTTGCAGCGGATGTCATATCTGAAGGCAGAGTGA